The following coding sequences are from one Leptospira mayottensis 200901116 window:
- the murB gene encoding UDP-N-acetylmuramate dehydrogenase, translating into MSLALSELRIRTLKQTLESSKIPFKSEVRLDILSSFKIGGICPVVVEPENSDQVLEALFIFYKSEIPWKILGGGSNLLISDHPDNFVTLRLSGKFKKFESLGEGKFRIGSATNTTPTFRQISQSGYTGAEFLSTIPGWTGGAVIQNAGCYGGELFDLIQTVEFLRNNEVFVRSPSEIKHGYRFTEFLNEKDSIILGIEILLKEGNLEEIQASLKDKRDRRNSSQPENKKSAGSVFKNPKIFQENGKEIKAWELIDQAGLRGQVKGGAQISPEHCNFIVNIGTATAADVNYLVELILDKVFQTTGIRLNREIEYFGDIP; encoded by the coding sequence ATGTCTCTTGCCCTTTCCGAACTTCGAATCCGAACTCTAAAGCAAACCTTAGAATCTTCTAAAATACCTTTTAAATCGGAAGTACGCCTAGACATCCTATCTTCATTTAAGATCGGCGGAATTTGTCCGGTGGTTGTCGAACCTGAAAATTCGGATCAGGTCTTGGAAGCACTTTTTATTTTTTACAAATCCGAAATACCTTGGAAAATTCTTGGAGGAGGTTCGAATCTTTTGATTTCGGATCATCCGGATAACTTCGTCACTTTGCGTCTGTCTGGTAAATTTAAAAAATTTGAATCTTTAGGAGAGGGAAAATTCCGAATCGGATCCGCGACCAACACTACGCCGACATTTCGACAAATTTCACAATCGGGTTATACAGGAGCTGAGTTTTTAAGTACGATTCCGGGATGGACAGGCGGAGCGGTGATCCAGAATGCAGGTTGTTACGGAGGAGAACTTTTTGATTTGATTCAAACCGTTGAATTTTTGAGAAACAACGAAGTATTCGTTCGCAGTCCCTCTGAAATCAAACATGGCTACCGATTTACGGAATTTTTAAACGAAAAGGATTCCATCATCTTAGGAATTGAAATCCTTCTCAAAGAAGGAAATTTAGAGGAAATCCAAGCGTCGTTAAAAGATAAAAGAGATAGAAGAAATTCTTCTCAGCCTGAAAACAAAAAAAGTGCCGGCTCTGTCTTTAAGAATCCCAAAATTTTTCAAGAGAATGGAAAAGAAATCAAAGCTTGGGAATTGATCGACCAAGCCGGTTTGAGGGGACAAGTAAAAGGTGGGGCTCAGATTTCTCCCGAACACTGTAACTTTATCGTAAATATAGGAACCGCAACCGCTGCGGATGTGAACTATCTAGTCGAACTCATTTTAGATAAGGTCTTTCAGACTACCGGAATTCGTTTAAATCGAGAGATAGAATACTTCGGTGATATACCGTGA